One stretch of Comamonas testosteroni DNA includes these proteins:
- a CDS encoding sigma 54-interacting transcriptional regulator, translating into MNLDELVIYVWEGQADIAERVERCMLNLGVEVIVADGLSRPVVTGELGNAIAVVSVSTLEGARFTRQGVEGTFGMPVLWVSANQREANPGSYATEYSHVLPFDFTGAELRAMLVRMLRRMQSHQQQVERSGDIIAVSDCMQQLLHDVDTFADCEHSVLIIGETGVGKERIAERLHEHNSRYGQGPFIVVNCGAIPDGLFESLFFGHAKGSFTGAVSAHKGFLEQANGGTLFLDEIADLPLYQQVKLLRVLEERSVTRLGATTPVRLDFRLVTATNRPLRGLVHEGKFRADLFFRLAVIELKIPSLEERGEQDKLAIFQSILSNVVGETMMTELGTPPFFIMDAVAQMYFPGNVRELRNLAERIGVAARQTRTWGEESAIERIIQYAQSHSANTFPPETVNEPVLANRSNWDMDERNRIISALSAHDWKRQNTAQHLGISRKVLWEKMRKYQISDGEPEVPV; encoded by the coding sequence GTGAATCTGGACGAGCTGGTCATCTATGTCTGGGAAGGACAGGCCGATATTGCAGAACGGGTAGAACGCTGCATGCTCAATCTAGGCGTAGAAGTAATCGTCGCCGACGGTTTGAGTCGGCCTGTCGTTACCGGAGAACTAGGCAATGCGATTGCAGTAGTCAGCGTCTCAACTCTTGAGGGGGCGCGTTTCACGCGCCAAGGTGTGGAAGGGACTTTCGGCATGCCAGTGCTGTGGGTCAGTGCGAACCAGCGCGAAGCCAACCCCGGCAGCTACGCAACCGAATACTCACATGTACTACCCTTTGACTTCACCGGTGCCGAGCTACGAGCTATGCTTGTGCGAATGCTTCGGCGCATGCAAAGTCATCAGCAACAAGTTGAACGCTCGGGTGACATCATTGCAGTATCCGATTGCATGCAGCAGCTGCTGCACGATGTAGATACCTTTGCCGACTGTGAGCACAGTGTGCTCATCATCGGTGAAACGGGCGTGGGTAAGGAGCGTATTGCCGAGCGACTCCATGAACACAACAGCCGTTATGGTCAAGGCCCGTTTATAGTCGTAAATTGTGGCGCCATTCCCGACGGACTATTCGAATCGCTGTTCTTCGGTCATGCCAAGGGCTCTTTTACCGGAGCTGTCTCCGCACACAAAGGCTTCCTTGAGCAAGCTAACGGCGGCACGCTCTTTCTAGACGAAATCGCCGACCTGCCGCTATATCAGCAGGTTAAACTCCTGCGTGTACTTGAGGAGCGTTCAGTAACGCGCCTTGGAGCGACTACTCCAGTCCGTCTGGATTTTCGTCTGGTTACGGCCACCAACAGGCCTCTACGCGGACTTGTACATGAAGGTAAATTCCGCGCCGACCTATTCTTTCGTCTAGCCGTGATCGAACTGAAGATCCCTAGCCTTGAAGAGCGTGGGGAGCAGGACAAGTTAGCGATTTTCCAAAGCATTTTGTCCAATGTAGTCGGCGAAACCATGATGACCGAACTGGGAACCCCGCCCTTCTTCATTATGGATGCAGTGGCTCAAATGTACTTTCCTGGCAATGTGCGTGAGTTACGCAATCTGGCAGAACGCATTGGTGTTGCTGCACGTCAGACACGCACTTGGGGAGAGGAAAGTGCCATTGAGCGCATTATCCAATACGCTCAAAGTCACTCTGCAAACACATTTCCACCAGAAACGGTTAATGAACCTGTTCTGGCCAATCGTAGTAACTGGGATATGGATGAGCGTAATCGCATTATCTCTGCACTCAGTGCACATGATTGGAAGCGGCAGAATACGGCTCAGCATCTGGGTATCAGTCGCAAAGTGCTTTGGGAAAAGATGCGTAAATACCAGATCAGCGACGGGGAGCCAGAAGTTCCTGTTTGA
- a CDS encoding glycosyltransferase produces MQEKPVIIFIGAVYPSQYTLLCSHLRNTGMADSWFMTTPGHKARHEHECDHLLSFQPDGKIVGPQSYYYSSKLERSARICRGVLQALQTFEKENCKRIDLVVCHSLWGAPNWLYDELSAAVVSYIEFPSYRQHGWDTAYPPDPSQRMADRNQEMLHFHQVLLSDLTITPSHHARSMFPPQLQGSIAVQFEGFDIPPPLRESHAAIRHENERFTVAFTARDLSSAKGLETYIRLVDRLVREGDGEDMRFIAIGDAKAMTYGYEPQWVQRRYQGKVGSFQEHLLKIYPAAQVIEFTGCLPYRDFSRILAEVDLFLYPLRYGVANWGLMEILARGGCVIGSNWGFVPELVQHDVNGMLMPDNDDAWIFAIRQLKTDPKRRERYSSAALKTGKKFHIANVAPRFMELFKLAMARKKVKSLQA; encoded by the coding sequence ATGCAGGAAAAACCCGTCATTATATTTATCGGTGCTGTATATCCTAGCCAATACACTTTACTATGCAGCCATTTACGTAATACCGGCATGGCAGATAGCTGGTTTATGACTACTCCCGGCCATAAGGCTCGTCATGAGCATGAGTGCGATCATCTACTCTCCTTCCAGCCTGACGGAAAAATTGTTGGTCCCCAAAGCTATTATTACTCCAGCAAGTTAGAGCGCTCTGCCCGTATTTGCCGGGGTGTACTTCAGGCATTGCAAACCTTCGAAAAGGAAAACTGCAAGCGCATTGATCTGGTGGTATGTCATTCACTATGGGGAGCCCCTAATTGGCTTTATGACGAGTTGAGTGCGGCAGTAGTCAGTTATATAGAATTTCCAAGCTATAGGCAGCATGGCTGGGATACTGCATATCCACCGGACCCTTCGCAACGAATGGCAGATCGCAATCAAGAAATGTTGCACTTCCATCAGGTCCTCCTTAGCGATCTAACCATCACACCCAGCCACCATGCTCGATCGATGTTTCCACCACAGTTGCAAGGAAGCATCGCTGTCCAATTTGAAGGGTTCGATATCCCCCCTCCACTGCGGGAGTCTCACGCAGCCATCCGGCACGAAAATGAACGATTCACTGTTGCATTTACTGCCCGTGATCTCTCCAGTGCCAAGGGTTTGGAGACATATATCCGCCTAGTTGATCGCCTTGTGCGTGAGGGAGACGGAGAGGATATGCGGTTTATCGCTATTGGTGATGCTAAAGCCATGACCTATGGATATGAACCGCAGTGGGTGCAGCGGCGTTATCAAGGCAAGGTGGGTAGTTTTCAAGAGCATCTGCTCAAAATTTATCCCGCCGCACAGGTTATTGAGTTTACCGGTTGTTTGCCATACCGAGATTTTTCGCGAATACTAGCCGAAGTAGACTTGTTTCTATATCCACTTCGCTATGGCGTTGCAAACTGGGGATTGATGGAAATTCTGGCTCGAGGTGGTTGCGTGATAGGCTCCAACTGGGGATTTGTTCCTGAACTTGTACAGCATGATGTTAACGGAATGCTGATGCCCGACAATGACGATGCTTGGATCTTCGCAATTCGCCAACTAAAGACAGACCCAAAACGACGCGAGCGCTACTCCAGTGCAGCACTAAAAACAGGTAAGAAATTCCACATCGCAAACGTAGCTCCTCGCTTCATGGAGTTGTTCAAGCTAGCTATGGCCCGTAAAAAAGTAAAGTCCTTGCAGGCATAG
- a CDS encoding RrF2 family transcriptional regulator — MRLTLMTDYALRLLMHVAQRPERLCTISEISQAYGISEAHMMKVTHQLAQQGWIKTVRGKGGGMRLAHEPQQINLGAVVRGMEPDFALVECFTNDNRCMLAGDCRLTGLLQGALHSFMAHLDGFTLATLLIPQASANELPPLSVIRLRREAMQT, encoded by the coding sequence ATGCGTCTTACCTTAATGACTGACTATGCGCTGCGACTGCTTATGCACGTGGCCCAGCGACCCGAGCGGCTGTGTACGATTTCCGAGATCTCGCAGGCTTATGGTATTTCCGAGGCGCACATGATGAAAGTGACACACCAACTAGCCCAGCAGGGGTGGATAAAGACGGTTCGTGGCAAGGGCGGCGGCATGCGCCTTGCCCATGAGCCGCAGCAGATCAATCTCGGGGCCGTGGTACGTGGAATGGAGCCAGACTTTGCGCTGGTCGAATGCTTTACCAATGACAATCGCTGCATGCTAGCTGGTGACTGCCGCCTAACTGGTCTGCTTCAGGGTGCGCTACACAGCTTCATGGCACATCTGGACGGCTTCACTCTAGCGACTCTTCTGATCCCACAAGCATCGGCCAACGAATTGCCGCCGTTATCGGTTATACGACTGCGAAGAGAAGCGATGCAAACATGA